One stretch of Dissulfurimicrobium hydrothermale DNA includes these proteins:
- a CDS encoding GspMb/PilO family protein, translating to MKASEWQFDSKSPVLRYGILIIAIIFWYSFLFEPTTGKIDEMTTRIAVTKKKIEGTKAEIKRLRSIDEELKRVEQERARFMQLLIPGENPQVVASNLQDDLLKKASDAGMDVLSYRAAAGGKWNEYPLGTVSLITKSGMKGLVQFLMKVDSEGKMVRLNNLNVMVIQGPTPYTRINMDFDALCAVKAKNEAKHGVRAGKNEDNRIGNESRYH from the coding sequence ATGAAGGCCTCTGAATGGCAATTTGACTCAAAAAGTCCGGTTTTGCGCTATGGGATCTTGATAATAGCGATAATATTCTGGTATTCATTTTTGTTTGAACCAACGACCGGAAAGATCGACGAGATGACGACCCGGATTGCGGTTACGAAAAAAAAGATAGAGGGTACCAAGGCAGAGATCAAACGGCTGCGCAGCATAGACGAGGAACTAAAACGGGTCGAACAGGAGAGGGCCAGGTTTATGCAGTTGTTGATACCAGGGGAGAACCCGCAGGTGGTTGCCTCAAATCTTCAGGATGACTTACTAAAAAAGGCATCGGATGCCGGCATGGATGTCTTGAGTTATAGGGCGGCTGCCGGTGGCAAGTGGAATGAATATCCATTGGGTACTGTAAGTCTGATCACCAAGTCAGGCATGAAGGGGCTGGTGCAGTTTTTAATGAAGGTTGATTCCGAAGGCAAGATGGTCAGATTGAATAATCTCAATGTAATGGTAATACAGGGTCCGACTCCATATACCAGGATCAATATGGACTTTGACGCCCTTTGTGCCGTAAAGGCAAAGAATGAGGCCAAGCATGGCGTAAGAGCGGGTAAAAATGAAGATAATAGGATTGGAAATGAAAGTCGATATCATTAG
- a CDS encoding c-type cytochrome: MEFPIFQFPYLGTGMVIALDAVLHVIISHGLAIGAVLFIVISEYLGLKRASRDWEDFSRDFLKFTIIITTGIGAVTGVGIWFIPSALSPRGIGSMLRVFFWPWFIEWMVFTCEVIFILAYYFTWGKWQGEKKRRHVFLGVAYLSFAFISATLITGILGFMLTSDGWPWDRGFWSAFLNPSYTPQLFLRISAGLSIGALFSSAFLLFTRRDSAFRQEALGFFAKAAIISFSATILFTWWYFTVIPSAFKTHAIFAVLTSRLSQEPQIFWYANAGGVLLLFVTAMVSFGGSWRGPAVLAKVLIIPALLAAMTFVTEFERIREFIRGPYLMPGYMYANQVLISETPLLKKVGMLKNDLWFSHAPGNQEAAVQGAYLFARNCSTCHTIGGINDIAERVKGRTEDGIFVLLGHTSDMVPFMPPFSGTEDERRTLAGFLYELSKGTVKLHDPSRLVPLTGDENHG, encoded by the coding sequence ATGGAATTCCCCATCTTTCAGTTCCCATACCTTGGAACCGGCATGGTTATAGCCCTGGATGCCGTCCTCCATGTAATCATCAGCCATGGCCTTGCCATAGGCGCGGTCTTGTTCATCGTCATAAGCGAATATCTCGGGCTTAAAAGGGCGTCCAGGGATTGGGAAGATTTTTCAAGGGATTTCCTAAAATTCACAATCATCATCACTACAGGGATCGGGGCGGTGACAGGGGTTGGGATATGGTTTATCCCAAGCGCCCTTTCGCCTCGCGGCATAGGGTCAATGCTCAGGGTCTTCTTCTGGCCCTGGTTTATCGAATGGATGGTCTTTACCTGCGAGGTGATATTCATCCTTGCCTATTATTTTACCTGGGGAAAATGGCAGGGTGAGAAAAAGAGGAGGCATGTCTTTCTCGGCGTGGCCTATCTCTCTTTCGCCTTTATATCCGCCACGCTCATTACAGGCATTTTAGGCTTCATGCTCACATCAGATGGATGGCCGTGGGACAGGGGTTTCTGGTCGGCATTTTTAAATCCCAGTTATACGCCGCAGCTCTTTTTAAGAATCAGCGCCGGTCTTTCGATCGGGGCGCTATTCTCTTCGGCGTTTCTCCTCTTTACTCGAAGAGATAGCGCCTTCAGACAGGAGGCGCTTGGATTTTTCGCAAAGGCCGCGATTATTTCATTTTCTGCCACGATTCTGTTCACCTGGTGGTATTTTACCGTGATCCCTTCGGCGTTTAAGACCCATGCCATATTTGCAGTCCTCACCTCCCGCCTTTCGCAGGAGCCACAGATCTTCTGGTATGCAAACGCCGGCGGCGTACTTCTGTTGTTTGTAACGGCCATGGTCTCATTCGGGGGTTCATGGAGAGGTCCGGCAGTCCTGGCGAAGGTGCTGATCATCCCTGCGCTCCTGGCAGCGATGACATTTGTGACGGAATTTGAACGGATCAGGGAGTTCATAAGGGGGCCGTATCTCATGCCTGGATATATGTATGCAAACCAGGTGCTCATAAGCGAGACCCCGCTTCTCAAAAAAGTCGGGATGCTTAAAAACGACCTCTGGTTCAGCCATGCGCCTGGCAATCAGGAGGCAGCGGTTCAGGGCGCATATCTCTTCGCCCGCAATTGCTCGACCTGCCACACCATCGGCGGGATAAACGACATCGCAGAGAGGGTAAAAGGACGTACAGAGGACGGAATATTTGTGCTCCTCGGCCATACCAGCGACATGGTCCCCTTCATGCCACCTTTTTCGGGGACAGAGGATGAGCGAAGGACATTGGCCGGCTTTCTCTATGAACTCTCAAAAGGAACGGTCAAGTTACACGACCCGTCCCGTCTTGTCCCTTTAACCGGAGACGAAAATCATGGATAG
- the gspD gene encoding type II secretion system secretin GspD translates to MKIIGLEMKVDIIRLFSIVLIITLLSNAGYSFGQDKGQTQKGAQGVDQNSRQRSKHIDRPSIPVAVPGVAPARSGPQQPAAAQPPMPIQPTASAPAQNQAAPSVNQPPPAQGQAAVPLPPNPVPLQAPQAQPQASVSPFAGASPLERKPIDITLDNMDIYPVLDLVLSQILGLNYVVDPAIKGVVSLHIQGSYTRDELLNLFNSVLQIHGLGITKGEHGLYKVVRKPDTARTGPIVINRKDALANPGDVVQIFQLKYLSATAAASNLKNFLSQGAVIVPEPSTNSLLISDTAENIDKIGSILTFIDTDIFKDYHWRLFTLENASVTDVYDDIEKLIQGKVIYGRAGLDQSAFQILPLKTINSILVVTKWKDVLDVVGNWIKEFDQRQADKGKQVYVYFVQNGKAKDIADMLNELYGIRGASRSSASKTDKNKTVMVERTKTEKPAAVAKPEGISGTGELAGDVEIIPDETNNAILVRARPRDYKVISDVIKKIDVVPRQVLIEVLIVDVTLNDNFQYGVEWFLKNKGLNFGGTTYNADVALTDGTTMKQNTPLGTGPTGLTYSLFDNAGGLRALISALAQKTTVNILSSPTILAVDNQESKIESGDEVPTLTGTTTTEGGTTTQSVQYRNAGIILKVKPSINDGGLVRMEVTQEVSSVTSMQTGGLNSPSFRTRKATTYMVAKDGQTIIMGGLIQTQKTKSNSGIPYLKDIPILGHLFGDQGVKTSKTELMFAITPYLIKTREDADALTLDFSKRVKELKEALKKKSISGLGTKATEAADSGKGLEAPLAKPNVQTTPENANLPPSPEAEVPAKAEGPAARPDAKKNQPIPPAGEASPETKKQ, encoded by the coding sequence ATGAAGATAATAGGATTGGAAATGAAAGTCGATATCATTAGGCTATTCAGCATTGTTTTGATAATTACACTGTTATCCAACGCAGGTTATTCGTTCGGCCAAGATAAAGGACAGACGCAGAAGGGTGCGCAGGGCGTCGACCAAAATTCGAGGCAGAGGTCCAAACATATAGACCGCCCATCCATTCCGGTAGCCGTTCCGGGGGTGGCGCCGGCACGGTCTGGGCCGCAACAACCTGCAGCCGCGCAGCCCCCTATGCCGATACAGCCTACTGCCTCGGCGCCTGCACAAAACCAGGCTGCACCGTCCGTAAATCAGCCCCCTCCCGCCCAGGGGCAGGCAGCCGTTCCTCTTCCGCCCAACCCTGTACCTCTGCAGGCGCCCCAGGCCCAGCCACAGGCCTCGGTTTCTCCATTTGCAGGCGCATCGCCTTTAGAGCGCAAGCCCATTGACATCACCCTTGACAATATGGATATCTATCCTGTGCTCGACCTGGTGTTGTCCCAGATATTGGGGCTTAATTACGTAGTTGATCCGGCAATAAAGGGTGTGGTGTCGCTCCACATACAGGGTTCATACACGAGGGATGAGCTTTTGAACCTATTTAATTCGGTGCTTCAGATACACGGCCTTGGCATAACAAAGGGGGAGCACGGCCTTTACAAGGTCGTAAGAAAACCCGACACCGCAAGGACCGGCCCTATCGTCATAAACAGGAAAGATGCCTTGGCCAATCCGGGCGACGTAGTCCAGATATTTCAACTCAAATATCTGTCAGCCACGGCCGCAGCCTCAAATCTAAAGAACTTCCTGTCCCAAGGTGCCGTAATAGTGCCCGAGCCGAGCACAAATTCGCTCCTGATCTCTGATACCGCCGAAAATATAGACAAAATAGGCAGCATACTTACCTTTATAGATACAGATATCTTCAAAGATTACCATTGGCGGCTCTTTACCCTTGAGAATGCAAGCGTCACCGATGTCTATGATGATATAGAAAAACTTATCCAGGGCAAAGTCATCTACGGCAGGGCAGGCCTTGATCAAAGCGCCTTTCAGATCCTGCCGCTCAAAACGATAAACAGCATCCTGGTCGTTACAAAATGGAAAGATGTCCTAGATGTGGTAGGGAATTGGATCAAGGAATTTGATCAGAGACAGGCTGATAAGGGCAAGCAGGTATATGTCTATTTCGTGCAGAACGGCAAGGCCAAGGATATAGCAGATATGTTGAATGAACTCTATGGGATAAGGGGCGCATCAAGATCATCTGCTTCAAAAACTGACAAGAACAAAACCGTCATGGTCGAACGCACCAAGACGGAAAAACCGGCGGCTGTTGCTAAGCCGGAAGGTATAAGCGGTACCGGGGAGCTGGCGGGGGATGTAGAGATCATCCCTGATGAGACCAACAATGCCATACTGGTAAGGGCCCGCCCAAGGGACTATAAGGTCATATCGGATGTCATCAAAAAGATAGATGTGGTGCCAAGGCAGGTCCTGATAGAGGTCCTCATAGTGGATGTGACGCTCAACGACAATTTCCAATACGGCGTTGAGTGGTTTCTTAAAAACAAGGGCTTAAATTTCGGTGGTACAACCTATAATGCAGATGTAGCCTTAACGGACGGCACCACTATGAAACAGAATACGCCGCTTGGCACAGGCCCTACTGGTCTGACATATAGCCTTTTCGACAATGCAGGGGGCTTAAGGGCCTTGATCAGCGCCTTGGCACAGAAGACCACCGTCAACATACTGTCGAGCCCGACGATCCTTGCCGTTGACAACCAAGAGTCCAAGATAGAATCCGGTGACGAGGTGCCAACGCTTACAGGCACAACCACCACCGAAGGTGGTACGACCACACAGTCAGTGCAGTACAGAAACGCCGGTATAATACTTAAGGTAAAGCCATCGATAAATGACGGTGGCCTGGTGCGTATGGAGGTGACACAGGAGGTAAGCTCAGTCACCAGCATGCAGACCGGGGGGCTCAATTCCCCGAGCTTCAGGACCAGAAAGGCCACCACATATATGGTGGCCAAGGATGGCCAGACCATCATAATGGGGGGTCTCATACAGACACAGAAGACCAAGAGCAATTCAGGGATTCCATATTTAAAAGATATACCTATTCTAGGTCATTTGTTCGGCGATCAAGGCGTAAAGACCAGCAAGACCGAGCTCATGTTCGCTATTACACCTTATCTTATCAAAACACGCGAGGACGCTGATGCGCTCACCTTGGATTTTTCCAAGAGGGTGAAAGAGCTGAAGGAGGCTTTGAAAAAAAAGAGCATCAGCGGATTGGGGACGAAGGCGACGGAAGCGGCTGATTCAGGCAAAGGGCTTGAAGCGCCGCTTGCGAAACCGAATGTCCAGACGACGCCTGAAAATGCGAATCTGCCGCCCAGCCCTGAGGCCGAGGTACCTGCAAAGGCTGAAGGACCTGCCGCAAGGCCGGATGCCAAAAAAAACCAGCCCATCCCCCCTGCGGGGGAGGCTAGTCCGGAGACAAAGAAGCAATGA
- a CDS encoding cytochrome c3 family protein, which translates to MQCRGELKGEDRESIKGLKLKGDFVGNALFPRVTAGNGGSVLNPRVFIIQWHDKDINTIAFNPGIAEKTCGTCHPEAVKSYMKTAMGLALTQSQYATWVGPTGPQSCGLWTAATAKPDNDSFTTGNMEKYNAVSTAHLGKEQAFSNQRNCNTCHAGCLDCHYSPFNKEARDSKGNPKEVGVHTFSFKPTVLSCMGDGRAQICHAGPMERRRGDGFIKGDFARKAVADLRNKNSKKYIETPDIHFAKGITCVDCHDQNHKTHNMGDQIRSPEPMECAKCHKQEVSSHKKGIHRNLSCEACHTPLVAGYAFNFWAPGKKFGLETPLDRHPFYTVNAMAPIILKDKKGQWNPYHIVPHISTNVKKEEIKLTGKLIFRNKPDVNIKREYPSDDAFAVTGTYEGSKDEGTVMAWLNIDKVAHATTKARSCRSCHGPGGAQRVVVDYKWMGKPDTAYKDVLSGSFTIVADKKGLRIENLSGADGKTIPEGLKPLSGKWSLMGNFSIPEIRDKRAYAEEKARYERALSGGRYH; encoded by the coding sequence TTGCAGTGCCGAGGAGAGCTCAAGGGAGAAGACAGGGAATCCATCAAAGGTTTGAAGCTGAAAGGTGACTTTGTCGGCAACGCCCTTTTTCCAAGGGTAACCGCTGGGAATGGAGGGTCTGTGCTTAATCCAAGGGTATTTATTATACAATGGCATGACAAGGATATCAATACTATCGCCTTTAATCCGGGCATCGCTGAGAAGACCTGCGGAACCTGCCACCCGGAGGCTGTAAAAAGCTATATGAAGACAGCAATGGGCCTGGCCTTGACCCAGAGCCAGTATGCGACCTGGGTCGGCCCCACAGGTCCTCAGTCCTGCGGCCTCTGGACCGCGGCCACTGCAAAGCCCGACAATGACAGCTTTACTACCGGAAATATGGAGAAATACAATGCGGTCAGCACCGCCCATCTCGGCAAAGAACAGGCGTTCTCCAACCAGAGAAACTGCAATACCTGCCATGCAGGTTGCCTGGATTGTCACTACAGTCCTTTTAATAAAGAGGCCAGAGACAGTAAAGGCAACCCAAAAGAGGTGGGCGTTCATACCTTTTCCTTTAAACCTACGGTGCTTTCGTGCATGGGCGATGGCAGGGCCCAGATATGTCATGCAGGCCCCATGGAAAGACGGAGGGGAGATGGATTTATAAAGGGGGATTTTGCCAGGAAGGCTGTGGCTGACTTGCGGAACAAAAACTCAAAAAAATATATTGAGACCCCGGACATACACTTTGCCAAAGGCATAACCTGCGTGGACTGTCATGATCAGAATCACAAAACCCACAATATGGGGGATCAGATAAGGAGTCCCGAGCCCATGGAGTGTGCAAAATGTCATAAGCAAGAGGTATCCAGCCATAAGAAGGGAATTCACAGGAATCTCTCCTGCGAGGCCTGCCATACCCCCTTAGTAGCAGGCTATGCCTTTAACTTCTGGGCGCCTGGAAAAAAATTCGGGCTGGAGACCCCACTGGACAGGCATCCATTTTATACGGTTAATGCAATGGCCCCCATCATCCTTAAGGATAAGAAAGGCCAGTGGAACCCCTATCACATAGTCCCGCACATCTCAACCAATGTTAAGAAGGAGGAGATAAAGCTGACAGGGAAGCTCATCTTCAGGAACAAGCCGGATGTAAACATAAAGAGGGAATATCCGTCCGATGATGCCTTTGCTGTCACGGGAACCTATGAAGGCAGCAAGGATGAAGGCACGGTCATGGCCTGGTTGAATATCGACAAGGTCGCTCACGCGACAACAAAGGCCAGAAGCTGTAGGAGCTGCCACGGACCAGGAGGGGCGCAAAGGGTTGTTGTGGATTACAAATGGATGGGAAAACCTGATACCGCTTATAAAGATGTCCTGTCAGGCAGTTTTACGATTGTGGCTGACAAAAAGGGTTTGAGGATCGAGAACCTTTCAGGGGCCGATGGAAAAACGATCCCTGAGGGACTTAAGCCCCTGTCAGGCAAGTGGAGTTTAATGGGAAACTTTTCCATCCCCGAGATAAGAGATAAGAGGGCATACGCTGAAGAAAAAGCCAGGTACGAAAGGGCATTGAGCGGGGGTAGATACCATTAA
- a CDS encoding type II secretion system minor pseudopilin, translated as MKGQKGFVMILVLWTLAFLTMIAGFYAVQSRVRRNLGQEVWDSLDAQYLTRSLLLLVSTRLAPPGMKPDEAWDKGLLIPDGTIYMVNIGGKDVTFSLEDEHGKLDLNNATEEQLKEALGGLLGKGTTADEIVDGILDWRDPDNIPRENGAEDEVYLAKTPPYLPANGPFHTLEELLLVNGVTQELFYGPIPYEFKDSGMDLEWKGGLRDIFTVYNKTGTVIKEYAPPPLRHIAGAGNAPFSHEVVCLKTKIGGMSYWIYWQPVQGGTNFKLVHWTETASAGSDQEDVLYGETPGKDGFSH; from the coding sequence GTGAAGGGGCAAAAGGGGTTCGTGATGATATTGGTCCTCTGGACACTGGCCTTTCTCACCATGATAGCCGGTTTCTATGCGGTCCAGTCCAGGGTCAGGCGCAATCTAGGCCAGGAAGTGTGGGACTCGCTTGATGCACAATATCTAACCCGTTCCCTTCTGCTCCTTGTCTCGACAAGGCTTGCACCTCCTGGTATGAAGCCTGACGAGGCTTGGGATAAAGGGTTGTTGATCCCGGATGGGACCATTTATATGGTAAATATCGGCGGAAAGGATGTGACCTTCTCCCTTGAGGACGAACATGGGAAGCTGGATCTGAATAATGCGACCGAGGAACAGCTCAAAGAGGCACTTGGAGGACTGTTGGGCAAGGGGACGACCGCGGACGAGATCGTGGATGGGATATTGGACTGGAGGGATCCCGACAATATACCAAGGGAAAACGGGGCCGAGGATGAGGTCTATCTTGCGAAGACCCCGCCCTATCTCCCTGCCAACGGCCCGTTTCACACATTGGAAGAACTTTTGCTTGTAAATGGTGTTACGCAGGAGCTGTTTTATGGGCCCATCCCTTATGAATTCAAAGACTCAGGGATGGATCTGGAGTGGAAAGGCGGTTTGAGGGATATTTTTACAGTTTACAACAAGACCGGAACTGTTATAAAAGAGTATGCGCCGCCGCCCTTGAGACACATAGCCGGTGCTGGCAACGCCCCATTCTCCCACGAGGTGGTTTGTCTTAAGACCAAGATCGGCGGCATGAGCTATTGGATATATTGGCAACCGGTTCAGGGCGGCACCAATTTCAAGCTAGTACACTGGACCGAGACCGCGAGCGCAGGCTCTGATCAAGAAGACGTCTTATATGGGGAGACGCCGGGTAAAGATGGCTTTTCACACTGA
- a CDS encoding c-type cytochrome, which yields MDRLSDLLLVAPISQTLLRGLLFASFTLHMLFVLLTLGTAILAIYYFIDSQCGGRAKELRFDKRILKTFMAHKSLAVVLGVAPLLLIQVGYTVPFFTAVNLFAPYWMSVIVFLIVAFLAFDALGHRIYLHRYIHLALGTVALIFLLAVPGLFSAILTAFENPDKWPQITSDSYRLTGALAIRWLFRYLHVLGAGVVFGAGFHYFFTAKDETERKALQRWLVAGILLQFILGIMLYGVFPSNPGHPVIIYLFTGIAAASFLLWLVFFAAERGLLLNIKIILPVLMLVLVSMLLTRQFLQDRALIPFQKRLEANAVAYGNALRPFEQQALAGYGAVLKVVYDNGKTIYARSCAFCHGENGDGKGVEAKGLAIPPEDISAIRTTRGYLYGILKDGVHGSAMPYFTFFDRDKLDSLMDYMDKRWKVLDPPEAVLANVSKQAMAQAQGAYAKTCAGCHGMDGKGAKSSKNLEPQPPDLTAYSLSPKRTFDIISNGYPGTMMPAFGDIPEEVRWGLVKIVNKKRGFQ from the coding sequence ATGGATAGATTATCCGATCTCCTTCTGGTTGCGCCCATCTCTCAAACCCTGCTCAGGGGGCTCCTTTTCGCATCATTTACACTTCACATGCTATTTGTCCTTCTGACCCTGGGAACGGCCATCCTCGCCATCTACTATTTCATTGATTCCCAGTGCGGCGGCCGCGCGAAGGAACTCAGATTCGATAAAAGGATCCTTAAAACCTTTATGGCGCACAAGAGCCTGGCAGTGGTCCTGGGGGTCGCGCCCCTGCTCCTCATCCAGGTAGGCTACACGGTCCCTTTCTTCACCGCCGTGAATCTCTTCGCCCCGTACTGGATGTCGGTGATCGTGTTTCTGATTGTCGCCTTCCTTGCCTTTGACGCCCTGGGGCACAGAATATATTTGCACAGATATATCCATCTGGCATTAGGTACGGTCGCCCTTATATTTCTCCTTGCCGTGCCCGGGTTGTTTTCCGCCATCCTTACAGCGTTTGAAAATCCTGATAAATGGCCACAAATAACGAGCGACAGCTACCGGCTGACCGGAGCGCTGGCCATCCGCTGGCTGTTCAGATATCTCCATGTACTTGGCGCGGGCGTTGTATTCGGGGCAGGATTCCATTACTTTTTTACCGCAAAGGACGAAACAGAAAGAAAAGCCCTTCAGAGATGGCTTGTAGCCGGGATTTTGCTCCAGTTTATCCTTGGCATAATGCTCTATGGAGTATTTCCGTCAAACCCAGGTCATCCCGTCATTATCTATCTGTTTACTGGCATTGCTGCCGCATCTTTCCTCCTGTGGCTCGTCTTTTTCGCGGCGGAAAGGGGTCTGCTTCTGAATATCAAGATCATCCTTCCGGTCTTGATGCTCGTGCTGGTCTCGATGCTCCTGACCAGGCAGTTTCTGCAGGACAGGGCGCTTATCCCCTTTCAGAAAAGGCTTGAGGCAAACGCCGTAGCATACGGAAATGCGCTCAGGCCTTTTGAACAACAGGCATTGGCTGGATATGGGGCGGTCCTCAAGGTGGTCTATGACAATGGCAAGACCATATACGCCAGAAGTTGCGCCTTTTGCCATGGGGAAAATGGGGACGGAAAGGGTGTTGAGGCAAAGGGGCTTGCCATACCTCCGGAAGACATATCAGCCATAAGGACAACCCGCGGGTATCTCTATGGCATTTTAAAGGATGGCGTCCATGGTTCAGCCATGCCCTATTTTACCTTTTTTGACAGGGACAAGCTCGATTCACTGATGGATTACATGGACAAAAGATGGAAGGTCTTAGATCCGCCCGAGGCGGTTTTGGCGAATGTTTCAAAACAGGCGATGGCGCAGGCGCAGGGCGCCTATGCCAAGACCTGCGCCGGGTGTCACGGCATGGATGGAAAGGGCGCAAAGTCTTCCAAGAATCTCGAACCCCAACCCCCCGACCTTACGGCTTACAGCCTTTCGCCCAAAAGGACGTTTGACATAATCTCAAACGGCTATCCCGGCACCATGATGCCGGCCTTTGGGGATATTCCGGAAGAGGTCAGATGGGGGCTGGTGAAGATAGTGAATAAGAAAAGAGGCTTTCAATAG
- a CDS encoding general stress protein, producing MSNENAAVAVFDAHVDAEEAVKELQKAGFDMKKLSIVGKDYHTDEHVVGYYNAGDRMKYWGKMGAFWGGLWGILFGAAFFWIPGIGPVVVAGPLVSAIVGGLEGAVAAGGLSALGAGLYSIGIPKDSIINYETVIRSDKFLLIVHGSGDDLAKAKEILKSVGHELTIHH from the coding sequence ATGTCAAATGAAAATGCAGCGGTTGCAGTCTTTGATGCCCATGTCGATGCAGAAGAGGCTGTGAAGGAATTACAGAAGGCCGGCTTTGATATGAAAAAGCTGTCCATCGTGGGCAAAGACTATCACACCGATGAGCACGTCGTCGGCTACTACAATGCCGGTGACCGCATGAAGTACTGGGGCAAAATGGGTGCCTTTTGGGGCGGACTGTGGGGTATTCTATTCGGCGCAGCATTTTTCTGGATCCCTGGAATTGGTCCGGTTGTTGTAGCCGGACCGCTTGTCTCCGCCATTGTCGGCGGGCTGGAGGGTGCAGTGGCAGCCGGAGGGTTGAGCGCCCTTGGCGCGGGCCTTTACAGCATCGGTATTCCAAAGGACAGCATCATCAATTATGAGACGGTTATAAGATCTGACAAATTCCTGCTGATAGTCCATGGCTCCGGGGATGATCTGGCAAAGGCCAAAGAAATCCTTAAAAGCGTTGGCCATGAGCTGACTATTCATCACTGA
- a CDS encoding PilN domain-containing protein, giving the protein MAFHTEIIGIYADEDDPQVFGLRLGPKGWAPFDIPEWPGRQQGSFYNQLKVFLQAFNPSRRRRFCLALPQRYCFFRELAMARLIPAEAAESVRLGIELHSHLDKSEIYYDQYAFERNGETIVLLAYIRRAVLDPLFKVFSETGHKVSLGPVSPAFVGLDILIRRGKAGFPCVVLGRQGGFWYTSLHGETVCEGVYTLPIEGGRDVSQALLDLSSYVPAKFFRLIPSPAYIVDPSGSSSISTSCQDPCHALPGISRFCGKKERLSWGLCAAVLGLSMYPAISFQETPRRPPLILRINPFQAAVLAMGTIILLNTCILGVKFYGHSIALKSREAELAALDKKLKPLLEIKKKVDGIKGEMALMTRFKDEFPRPLDVLRLLTVNTPQDTWIQNLTIKDDKLRITAEGNSASQVTTEWRKLPFCAELKFTSPVMKDNNQKERFSVEITLTNQKGIR; this is encoded by the coding sequence ATGGCTTTTCACACTGAGATAATAGGTATATATGCAGACGAAGATGATCCACAGGTCTTTGGCCTAAGGCTTGGACCAAAAGGTTGGGCGCCTTTTGACATACCGGAGTGGCCTGGTCGTCAACAAGGATCTTTTTATAATCAGCTCAAGGTCTTTCTGCAGGCGTTTAACCCGTCACGAAGGCGAAGGTTCTGTCTAGCCCTGCCTCAGAGGTATTGTTTTTTTAGAGAGCTGGCCATGGCCCGGCTTATCCCGGCGGAGGCTGCGGAATCGGTGAGACTGGGCATAGAGCTCCATTCCCACCTGGATAAGTCGGAGATATATTATGATCAATATGCCTTTGAAAGAAACGGCGAAACGATAGTCCTTCTTGCCTATATAAGACGTGCCGTTCTTGATCCACTTTTTAAGGTGTTTTCAGAGACAGGCCACAAGGTGTCTCTAGGTCCTGTGTCACCCGCTTTCGTCGGACTGGATATACTCATTAGACGAGGCAAGGCCGGTTTCCCGTGCGTCGTCCTTGGCAGGCAAGGCGGATTTTGGTATACTTCCCTGCACGGAGAAACAGTCTGCGAAGGGGTCTATACCCTGCCGATTGAGGGAGGCAGGGATGTTTCTCAGGCGCTTCTCGATCTCTCATCCTATGTGCCGGCCAAGTTCTTCAGGCTCATACCCAGTCCTGCCTATATTGTAGATCCGAGTGGATCCAGCTCGATTTCGACGTCCTGCCAAGATCCATGCCACGCCCTACCAGGGATATCCAGGTTTTGCGGGAAAAAGGAGAGACTCAGCTGGGGGCTTTGCGCCGCAGTTCTCGGACTCAGTATGTACCCGGCGATATCCTTTCAAGAGACGCCCCGTCGTCCACCACTTATCCTCCGCATCAATCCGTTCCAGGCGGCTGTATTAGCGATGGGGACCATCATACTGCTGAATACGTGCATCTTGGGGGTTAAATTTTATGGGCATTCAATCGCCCTGAAGTCGCGAGAAGCCGAGCTTGCAGCTCTGGATAAGAAACTCAAGCCCCTTCTTGAGATCAAAAAAAAGGTCGATGGCATAAAGGGTGAGATGGCCTTGATGACACGATTTAAAGACGAATTTCCGCGTCCACTCGATGTTCTACGCCTGCTTACAGTAAATACGCCCCAGGATACCTGGATACAGAACCTGACCATTAAAGATGACAAGCTCAGGATAACGGCAGAAGGAAATTCAGCCTCTCAGGTCACCACAGAATGGAGAAAGCTGCCGTTTTGTGCCGAACTCAAGTTCACATCCCCGGTTATGAAGGACAACAACCAGAAAGAACGCTTCTCTGTGGAGATAACCCTTACAAACCAAAAAGGGATAAGATAA